One window from the genome of Gimesia aquarii encodes:
- a CDS encoding RNA-binding S4 domain-containing protein: MTSEERPPIRLDQFLKQQGAVGTGGHAKVVIQAGEVTLNGAVETKRRKQLSPGDIVAYAGEEWRVV; the protein is encoded by the coding sequence ATGACATCTGAAGAACGTCCACCGATCCGTTTAGACCAGTTTTTGAAACAGCAGGGCGCAGTGGGAACGGGGGGGCATGCCAAGGTTGTAATCCAAGCGGGAGAAGTCACACTCAACGGGGCTGTGGAAACGAAACGCCGCAAACAATTATCGCCGGGCGACATTGTTGCTTATGCTGGCGAAGAGTGGCGCGTTGTGTAA
- a CDS encoding sulfatase-like hydrolase/transferase — protein sequence MSFRLRVFFALFFSVCFMYSGCGVVDAASEQKQKPNILFLFTDDQRADTIHALGNDLIQTPNLDQLARSGFVFNNAYCLGSNSGAVCVCSRNMLLSGRTYFRWTGRYASAKKPNFPESMKEAGYFTYHHGKKGNTALEIHKKFDKSQYLNDQQARMLGQPGKEIVDNAVQFLKSNRDKPFFMYLAFSCPHDPRVADQEYMDLYSRDKIKLPKNYLPLHPFNNGEQLVRDELLAGFPRSKAEVRKHLHDYYADITGLDAHIGRLLKTLKESGEYDNTVIIFSSDHGLAIGSHGLMGKQSLYEHSMKSPLIFSGPGIPQGRSDALVYLYDIYPTVCEMVGTKIPAGLDAESIWPVISGKQSKVRDTLFTSYKEGQRSVRDKKWKLITYPQINQSQLFDLENDPEETRNLFDQTACQPHAARLLAEMKAWQKKVGDMSPLASASPQDPAFRAPTLEELEKLKRPRKSKNKKKKTKKQ from the coding sequence ATGAGTTTTCGACTCAGAGTTTTTTTTGCTTTGTTTTTTTCAGTCTGCTTTATGTATTCAGGTTGTGGAGTAGTCGACGCGGCTTCCGAACAGAAACAAAAACCGAATATTCTGTTTTTATTCACGGACGATCAGCGCGCGGACACAATCCATGCGTTAGGGAATGATCTCATTCAGACACCCAACCTGGATCAACTTGCACGTAGTGGGTTTGTATTCAATAACGCGTATTGCCTGGGTAGCAATTCAGGAGCGGTTTGTGTCTGTAGTCGAAATATGCTGCTCAGTGGGCGCACCTATTTCCGCTGGACTGGGCGTTATGCTTCTGCAAAGAAACCCAATTTTCCAGAGTCCATGAAGGAGGCAGGTTACTTCACCTACCATCATGGGAAGAAAGGTAATACAGCCTTAGAAATCCATAAAAAATTCGACAAGTCCCAATATTTGAACGACCAGCAAGCACGTATGCTCGGGCAGCCTGGAAAAGAAATCGTGGACAATGCTGTTCAGTTTTTAAAATCGAATCGCGACAAACCCTTTTTCATGTATCTCGCATTTTCTTGTCCTCATGATCCACGTGTGGCTGATCAGGAATATATGGATCTCTACAGTCGCGATAAAATCAAACTCCCCAAAAATTATCTCCCTTTGCATCCGTTCAATAACGGGGAGCAGTTAGTTCGTGATGAATTACTGGCTGGTTTTCCCAGAAGCAAGGCAGAAGTTCGAAAACATCTGCATGACTACTATGCTGACATTACCGGACTTGATGCCCACATTGGTCGCTTATTAAAGACTCTCAAAGAGAGTGGAGAGTATGATAATACGGTGATCATTTTCTCTTCTGATCATGGACTGGCGATAGGCAGTCATGGGTTGATGGGAAAACAAAGCCTCTACGAACACAGTATGAAATCACCGTTAATTTTTAGTGGTCCGGGAATTCCCCAAGGTAGAAGTGATGCATTGGTTTATCTCTACGATATTTATCCAACGGTCTGTGAAATGGTGGGGACAAAAATTCCTGCAGGACTGGATGCAGAAAGTATCTGGCCTGTTATCTCAGGTAAGCAGTCAAAGGTCCGGGATACCCTATTTACCTCTTACAAAGAGGGTCAACGATCTGTCCGCGATAAAAAGTGGAAGTTGATTACTTACCCGCAGATTAATCAGTCGCAACTATTTGACCTGGAGAATGATCCAGAGGAAACCAGAAACTTATTCGATCAAACAGCCTGCCAACCTCATGCAGCTCGACTTTTGGCAGAAATGAAAGCCTGGCAGAAAAAAGTGGGGGATATGAGCCCGCTTGCATCTGCTTCACCACAAGATCCCGCATTTCGAGCTCCTACACTTGAAGAGCTCGAAAAGTTGAAGCGACCTCGAAAATCCAAAAACAAAAAGAAGAAAACTAAAAAGCAGTAA
- a CDS encoding dihydrodipicolinate synthase family protein has translation MPEATYDPVSMIKPRRKITGISAVLLPYLESGEIDRDSLSAHVARTSDLGITPAVNMDTGYVHLIDEPTFIEVLKLTQHTLSGGPFVAGAFVSDQPGAAFDATGYQRKIDLIQEHGGTPVIFQSFGLVDQAPAQIIESYRTIAANTDRFIGFELTKDLAPFGSVYDLETYAALMDIPQCIGAKQSSFHREPEWERLQLRDQKRPDFKVFTGNDFGIDMIQYGSDYLLGLSTFAPDLFAKRDAYWAAGDPAFYELNDQLQYLGYFTFRGPSPAYKHSAAQFLHLRGWIKTNQTHPESPTRPDSDIEVLRELGQRLNVID, from the coding sequence ATGCCAGAAGCAACCTATGATCCTGTCAGCATGATCAAACCCCGTCGTAAGATAACAGGAATTTCAGCTGTTTTGCTCCCCTATCTGGAATCCGGAGAAATTGATCGAGACTCGTTAAGCGCTCATGTTGCCCGCACGTCAGACTTGGGGATCACGCCTGCGGTAAACATGGATACTGGTTACGTGCATCTCATAGATGAACCCACTTTTATTGAAGTACTGAAACTCACACAACACACGCTGAGTGGCGGACCTTTTGTTGCAGGTGCCTTTGTCAGCGATCAACCAGGTGCTGCTTTTGACGCCACCGGCTATCAAAGAAAAATTGATCTCATTCAGGAACATGGTGGAACACCGGTCATTTTTCAGTCATTCGGTTTAGTCGATCAGGCACCAGCTCAGATCATCGAATCTTATCGGACGATTGCTGCCAACACTGATCGCTTTATTGGTTTTGAACTCACTAAGGACCTCGCTCCTTTTGGATCAGTCTATGATTTGGAAACCTATGCGGCCTTGATGGACATTCCGCAGTGTATCGGAGCCAAACAATCGTCCTTCCACCGCGAACCGGAATGGGAACGCCTGCAGCTCCGAGATCAGAAACGTCCTGATTTCAAAGTCTTTACAGGTAATGATTTTGGGATCGATATGATTCAGTACGGCAGTGACTACTTACTGGGGCTCAGTACTTTTGCTCCCGATCTGTTTGCAAAACGAGACGCGTACTGGGCTGCAGGAGACCCTGCGTTTTATGAACTGAACGATCAATTACAATATCTCGGCTATTTCACCTTCCGCGGCCCCTCTCCGGCTTATAAACATTCAGCTGCTCAGTTTCTACATCTGCGTGGCTGGATCAAGACCAATCAAACACATCCCGAAAGCCCCACCAGACCCGATAGCGATATTGAGGTCCTGCGAGAATTGGGACAGCGACTCAATGTCATCGATTAA